From the Candoia aspera isolate rCanAsp1 chromosome 3, rCanAsp1.hap2, whole genome shotgun sequence genome, the window TATTATATTACTCTACATAATCAAGGATTAATTATTAGAGTTTCAAGTATAGTCTTTTTCCTTTACTGTTTAATTGCTCCATGAGCTTCTCAGAACACTACAGGTATTTCCTAATCTCAACCATTTCCAGCTATGTAGGCTTGCATACTCCGAATTCCCCTGCCCGCCTGCCCTTTGCTGATAATTCTGGAAGCTCAAGTTCACACACCTACAACTTgcaaaggttgggaaacactgcagaGTCTTCCCAGTACCAATGTCAGGCTGTCAGATCTATAGATTACCAAATCCTACTTTTTTGAAAATTGCAAAGATTTCCCTCCTCCAATCCTCTCATATTTCATCTCACCTTCAGAATTATTGGTTCAGCTACATAGGATAAAGACCTAGTTTTTGACATAGCAGAATGCTCCCCAACTCCCAAAACCCACGCTAAGTCAATGGCATTCTCAGAGATCAGAAGAGAATTACAGAATGTAAGGATTGGGAGGGAACTTGGTTTAGGAGCGTCACTTGATTTCTTCCAAACCTCAAAAAGTATGACACTACAGATGTTGCCATAGAATCAGGATGAAATAATCCACATACTGGTTGTTAAACTGACAAGGCCACTTCAGTGAGGGTTAGTGAACTCTAGTACAAGGTGATTTTTGATTATTCTAGGAATATGACTGCCCAGTTATCAGATATAATTTCTGTACATATTGTAAATGTATTACTTCTTTCCAGTTGCTAAGCCCTTTACAATATTATAAAATCTATTTCTAAATTTACCAACAATGTATGAACAAGATTAGAAACCCCCAAAACAAACTTACAAATAAAGTTCTGTATATCTAACAGTTTAATAATGTTTAATAAGTTTGCAATCCATGCACCAGCTGTAAATTTTGTTACAAAAAGAAGCATCTCACTGAGAATTGATTCATCAGAGAATGAAATTTCAACAAAGGAAAAATCATTAATTAATGTCCCATCTGTCTAcgagatgaagatgaagaataGGTTAGCAGGGCAAATGATAATATAAGACGAAAAGCTTATTTATATTTACCATCATACAAGAAGAGATTCACTTACTACTAAGTAAACTACAAactttctttgtatctttctatAGCTACTCACATTGGAAAAAAACTTCTTTAGAAACAAGTATTACTGATTTATAAATCAATTTATTAACTATTAGTGTCTAACAATTCAAAAAGAATATTGTCCCAAGACTAATCCTAAATTCTAAGAATTGAAATAGGACGCTGAGTGGATGACAAGGACTCCAAGAGCAGGACTCACCTTTTTAGCTGAATCTGGGGGCACTTCTGTCCCATTGATCGGTTCCCCATTATCTGCAAAAACAGGAACGTTGGGACTGAAAATCATGAGGTCACTCTTGGCACCAGCCTCTGAGCTCACACCTGCCAGGATGTGGCTGTGGCGATTGGAATAGGACCAGCTGCCCACTTCACTGGCACAGACCAGGGTGGCTGTTCCAGGACCGTACACCATGGTTTCCTTTGCCTTGCAGTGGCACCGCAGGGCCACGTAGATGAGAATGACCAGCAAGAAGAGGCTGGAAACAGAGCAGatggcaatgatcagataaatgtTGATTGAGTCCACCAAGGGCATGAAGGTCTCCCCTGACCTTTGGAGATGAACATCCGTTTTGATGGCCTGACCACTTGTCACCAGTGACACACTCAGGGTCGCTGTGGCAGAGAGTTGGGGCTTCCCATGGTCCTTCACAAGAACCAGCACACTCTGGATTTTGCTTCCTTCTGACTCATCCAGAGAATATTTGGTACTCACCTCACCACTATACTGCCCCACAACCCACGAGCCACTGCTTTCTTCAACCAGTTCATATCTTAGCCATGCATTGTATCCAGAATCTGCATCCAAGGCATGGATCTTGCCTACTATATGCCCAGGCATCACGGGGACCACGAGAACAATCAGGTCCTCTTCTGATGATCCTGACACAGCAGGTGCATTGTCATTCTCATCCATCACAAAGACTTGAACAGTTGTATTGCCACATAAGGAGGGTAGTCCAGCATCCTTGGCTCTCACCTGGAACTCCAGCAGTTTCAACTCTTCATAGTCCAAAGGTTGCAAAGCATAGAGCTTTCCACTCTCTGAATGTACAGAGATGTAGCTGGACAACGGCCAGAACTTCTCATCTATCCAATAGGTGATCAGGGCATTCTCAGCTACGTCTGGGTCTGAGGCAGACACTGTGAAGATGTGAGCACCAGGGGGATTGTTCTCCTTCACAAAGACTGTGTAGGAGGGCTGTGTGAATGCTGGAGCATTATCATTTATGTCACTGATAGGCACTAAGAGGCTGATGCTAGAAGACAGTGGTGGAACGCCTTGATCTTGCACTGTTACTACTATCCTGTACTCAGCCACCTGCTCCCGATCTAGGGGTGCAACAACAATCAGAGAGTAGTAGTTCTTGAATGTGGACTCTAGTGTGAAGGGTAGCCCAGTGGGCCATAGGAAAGAACTTACTTGTCCATTGGTGCCAGAATCCTTGTCAGAAGCACTGATGATAGCCACCACAGTCCCTGGTGTGGAGTCCTCTGGCAATGGCACAGAGAGAGAATTCAGAGATACTTCTGGAATATTGTCATTCATGTCCAACACTTCAATGAGAAGTTTACAATGCCCTGATAATGGAGAACTGCCTTTATCTTCTGCCACAATTGGAAGTTCATAAAACTTACTGTCTTCGTAATCCAATTTTCCAATCACCCTGATTTCCCCAGTATCAGAATTTATACTAAATATCTTTGGAACATGTACAGGTAGGCTGTCACTAAAAAAATAAGAGATTTCCCTATTAATCCCTTCATCTAAGTCTGTGGCATTCAGATCAATAACTAATGTCCCACTAGCTGTATTTTCCAACAACTTTATCCTGTAAAGAGATTGATTAAATACAGGAGTGTTGTCATTTACATCCAGCACATTGATGACTAGCTGAACAGTTCCTGAGAGTTTGGGTTCACCCCCATCTGTGGCTGTCAGTACTAAATGATGCACAGGGCTCTCCTCTCTGTCAAGTGGAATCTTCAATACAAGTACTACAGACTTACTCTCATCTTCATCAGCTCCTGAATCAAGAATAAAATGGTTGTTTGGGCTAAGCTTGTAAGTTAACAGAGCATTGGTACCAATATCTGCATCAGATGCTCCTTCTAATAAGAATTGGGTACCAGATGCTGTTGTCAATTCTGCTATGCTCAGAATCTTTTGCCTTGCAGAGAAGATGGGAGCATTGTCATTTATGTCTTTGATCTCAACCTCTACATGGAAGAATCTCAGAGGTTTCTCTACAATCACCTCCAGATGAGCAACACAGTCAGCATACTTGGCACACAGCTCCTCCCTGTCTATCCGGGAATTTACAAACAAGATCCCGTTCTGCACGTTTACCTCAAAATAGTCCTTCTCTCCTTTGGACAGCATCCGGAACATCCTAGGGACCAGATCGCTCACCTCCAACCCCAGATCTTGGGCGATGCGGCCCACGAAGGTGCCATGCTGGGATTCCTCCAGCACAGAATAATGGAGCTGGCCGCTCCCCATTTTCCAGGCGGTGTGGAGCAgaaccagctgcagcagccccttCGGCCAGGTAAGCATTGCAAACACAGGCACCACACCAActatctcttctctttttctctaaatACCTTGTCTTAACGGAGTCAGGAGCAGAGTCCAAGTACCTCATCCATACTGGCAATGCTTTCATCGGTTGAATCTTGatttactgtaatgtgctttctCTGTTTTTTGATATTTCCATTGTGGATCCAGCAGACAGGAATCTCAGTCTGTTTAAGGGAGGAGCTCTGGATTTTCAGTTTCACTTGAAGGTTTCGTTAGGAAACACTGACCTCTTGTGACTGAATTTCAAAATGGAGAAACAGACTTCCATTCTGTATTCATGACAGATTTCTAATAAGCATCCAATCTTCATGCTCAGATGCATATATTTTTTCCATGTAATGCTTAAGTTCATTCCTGATCATAGAAATTAAAAACCAACCCAAATATAAGGGATGAACTATTAAATGTTACATTAAGTCaccccatatatttattttttggtaCTTTTATTTGTATGGACAGGAATGAGATGTGTAATTGTCTGCATCTTTTGTCACCTCCTCCATTGTTCAAAGATGTGACAATGGTGACATTGAGGGaatgctgaattggcttcaaacaATCTGAGTCAGAGTTATGGGCAACACGAGGAACAATAAAACATCAGTACTAAGGAAGTatgtaaaatacagaaatactatTAAATATGAAATACTCTCCTTGTTACATTCTGTTTCTTGTCCAGTGTATTGTGCTCTTAAATCATTTAGACAGATGAAAAGCAAAGCAAGATCTCGATTTCCAAAACATTTAATTTGATGTCTAAATGAGTCTTccattggaaatatttttaaaatatttttgcttcgatttatttttttttaagtaatgagTAACTGAGTAATCATAGAAAATTATTCCCTTTTTTCATGCCATGATATTTCAAGAACAGTGCACCTAAAGTACTTATTTGAGAATCCTTAGAAGACTGATGAACTGATGTGTTGCCCTAAAAATTGAATTTGTTACCACACAAACTACCATGGTTTGCTACTCACTTTATCAGCTATGTATAATATATCCCTGTATAAACATTAGTTTATATTAGGACTACTGTATTCACACTTCGAAAATGTTTGGGAAGAAATGCCTTGCTCTAGAATAGTTGCCATATTTCTTGCAATCAGTACTGCTGTGAGAAAATTGTCTAGCAATCTTGATAATTTTTCATAAGCTGattcatattatttttttcttttcatattcccCTGTTTTAATATCAGTGATATGTT encodes:
- the LOC134494670 gene encoding protocadherin alpha-4-like, yielding MATILEQGISSQTWLLQLVLLHTAWKMGSGQLHYSVLEESQHGTFVGRIAQDLGLEVSDLVPRMFRMLSKGEKDYFEVNVQNGILFVNSRIDREELCAKYADCVAHLEVIVEKPLRFFHVEVEIKDINDNAPIFSARQKILSIAELTTASGTQFLLEGASDADIGTNALLTYKLSPNNHFILDSGADEDESKSVVLVLKIPLDREESPVHHLVLTATDGGEPKLSGTVQLVINVLDVNDNTPVFNQSLYRIKLLENTASGTLVIDLNATDLDEGINREISYFFSDSLPVHVPKIFSINSDTGEIRVIGKLDYEDSKFYELPIVAEDKGSSPLSGHCKLLIEVLDMNDNIPEVSLNSLSVPLPEDSTPGTVVAIISASDKDSGTNGQVSSFLWPTGLPFTLESTFKNYYSLIVVAPLDREQVAEYRIVVTVQDQGVPPLSSSISLLVPISDINDNAPAFTQPSYTVFVKENNPPGAHIFTVSASDPDVAENALITYWIDEKFWPLSSYISVHSESGKLYALQPLDYEELKLLEFQVRAKDAGLPSLCGNTTVQVFVMDENDNAPAVSGSSEEDLIVLVVPVMPGHIVGKIHALDADSGYNAWLRYELVEESSGSWVVGQYSGEVSTKYSLDESEGSKIQSVLVLVKDHGKPQLSATATLSVSLVTSGQAIKTDVHLQRSGETFMPLVDSINIYLIIAICSVSSLFLLVILIYVALRCHCKAKETMVYGPGTATLVCASEVGSWSYSNRHSHILAGVSSEAGAKSDLMIFSPNVPVFADNGEPINGTEVPPDSAKKVSPALGVLVIHSASYFNS